The Polymorphobacter megasporae genome window below encodes:
- a CDS encoding CaiB/BaiF CoA transferase family protein: MAGPLAGLRIIELAGIGPGPFAGMMLADHGAEVIRVDRPGARIDSRDPLLRSRTLIGVDLKSPEGIAVVRDLVRTADGLIEGFRPGVTERLGLGPDVLLADNPKLVYGRMTGWGQTGPYAAAAGHDINYIALAGALHAFGRAGEKPTPPINMVGDFGGGGMMLAFGMVSALLHAAKTGAGQVIDAAMTDGAAVLMSMIWGFRANGMWSDDRGTNLLDTAAHFYDSYETADGKWIAIGSIEPQFYAELRRLTGLDAAPEFDAQMVRASWGPLKDKLTALFLTRTRDDWCEMMEMTDVCFAPVLSMAEAPAHPHNVARATFVEAGGVVQPAPAPRYSISTTAAPAMTTVFSGGDVLAGLGYDAARIAALTAAGTVR, encoded by the coding sequence ATGGCTGGACCGCTCGCCGGGCTCCGCATCATCGAACTCGCCGGGATCGGTCCGGGGCCCTTTGCCGGGATGATGCTCGCCGATCACGGCGCGGAGGTCATCCGCGTCGACCGTCCCGGCGCGCGGATCGACAGCCGCGATCCGCTGCTGCGGTCGCGGACGCTGATCGGCGTCGACCTCAAGTCACCCGAAGGGATCGCCGTCGTCCGCGATCTCGTCCGCACCGCCGACGGGCTGATCGAGGGGTTTCGCCCGGGCGTCACCGAACGCCTCGGGCTCGGCCCCGACGTGCTGCTCGCCGACAACCCGAAGCTGGTCTACGGGCGGATGACCGGTTGGGGCCAGACCGGGCCGTACGCGGCGGCGGCCGGGCACGATATCAACTACATCGCGCTGGCGGGGGCGCTTCACGCCTTCGGTCGCGCAGGCGAGAAGCCGACGCCGCCGATCAACATGGTCGGCGACTTCGGCGGCGGCGGGATGATGCTCGCGTTCGGCATGGTCAGTGCGTTGCTCCACGCCGCGAAGACCGGCGCGGGGCAGGTGATCGATGCGGCGATGACCGACGGCGCGGCGGTACTGATGTCGATGATCTGGGGGTTCCGCGCCAACGGCATGTGGTCCGACGATCGCGGCACGAACCTGCTCGATACCGCCGCGCATTTCTACGACAGCTACGAAACCGCCGACGGCAAGTGGATCGCGATCGGGTCGATCGAGCCGCAATTCTACGCCGAGCTCCGCCGCCTGACCGGGCTCGACGCCGCGCCCGAGTTCGATGCGCAGATGGTCCGCGCGAGCTGGGGGCCGCTCAAGGACAAGCTTACCGCGTTGTTCCTGACGCGGACCCGCGACGACTGGTGTGAGATGATGGAGATGACCGACGTCTGCTTCGCGCCGGTGCTGAGCATGGCCGAAGCCCCGGCGCATCCGCACAACGTGGCGCGAGCCACCTTCGTCGAGGCGGGCGGGGTCGTCCAGCCCGCTCCGGCGCCGCGCTATTCGATCAGCACGACCGCCGCCCCGGCGATGACGACCGTGTTCAGCGGCGGCGACGTGCTGGCGGGACTCGGCTACGACGCCGCCCGGATCGCGGCGCTGACCGCGGCGGGGACGGTTCGTTGA
- a CDS encoding retropepsin-like aspartic protease, protein MRFDRRALLAGGAAAMLAGFAGPANADSAATRLRVVDDRVFVDAVVNGRPTTALLDSGAEMTVLDRAFAARLGISGGSAATVRGTGAATIEARLVRGVEVIVAGLRLRSPTVAVIDLADIARRVHLDRIDVLVGRDLFDAARLAIDLRAGSVRAGASIVPAGVRLPLVPERGVETIPILIEGSPARADFDLGNGGSVLIGAGFANRHQMLADGRPLATIPGGGIGGATLQTTLSLRTLDLGGRRFYDVPAAIDTSPTAADANIGVRLLKRFGIVTDFAARSVWLDFRG, encoded by the coding sequence TTGAGGTTCGACCGCCGCGCGCTGCTGGCGGGCGGCGCGGCGGCGATGCTCGCGGGCTTCGCCGGTCCTGCAAACGCCGATAGCGCCGCGACCCGGCTCCGCGTCGTCGACGACCGGGTCTTCGTCGACGCCGTGGTCAACGGCCGGCCGACCACTGCCTTGCTCGATTCGGGCGCCGAGATGACCGTGCTCGACCGCGCCTTCGCCGCCCGGCTCGGGATCAGCGGCGGATCGGCGGCGACTGTGCGCGGGACCGGCGCGGCAACGATCGAGGCGCGCCTCGTTCGCGGGGTCGAGGTCATCGTTGCCGGGCTGCGGCTGCGCTCGCCGACCGTCGCGGTGATCGATCTCGCCGACATCGCCCGGCGGGTGCACCTCGACCGGATCGACGTGCTCGTCGGGCGCGATCTATTCGATGCGGCGCGATTGGCGATCGACCTGCGTGCGGGGAGTGTGCGCGCGGGAGCATCGATCGTCCCGGCGGGGGTCCGGCTGCCGCTCGTGCCCGAGCGTGGGGTCGAAACCATCCCGATTTTGATCGAGGGCTCCCCCGCACGGGCCGATTTCGACCTCGGCAACGGCGGTAGCGTCCTGATCGGTGCGGGGTTCGCCAACCGCCACCAGATGCTCGCCGACGGCCGACCGCTCGCGACGATCCCGGGCGGCGGCATCGGCGGGGCGACCCTCCAGACGACGTTGTCGCTGCGCACGCTCGATCTCGGCGGCCGCCGATTTTACGACGTTCCCGCCGCGATCGACACCAGCCCGACCGCCGCCGATGCCAATATCGGGGTGAGGCTTCTCAAGCGCTTCGGCATCGTCACCGACTTCGCCGCGCGCAGCGTCTGGCTCGATTTCCGCGGATGA